A region of the uncultured Bacteroides sp. genome:
TTAATTTTCTGATAAAAGTGATACATAAACCAATAACAATGGGTGAATGATTATTTTTAGGAATAAGGTCATTCATCCATTGTTATTGGTCCAGAGCAGGAACCTGATATTCTATTTGTTTTTATCCCTTTTATAAAAATGAGGGTAAAGATCATTTTGCTAAAATGATCAGGTAAAATACTCGTTTTTACTCCTAATCTCTTGGAATATTATTAGCTGCTTTCTAAAGCATAATCTATAAATATATTTTAATTACTACTTTTTCAGAAATTTATCAAAGAACTCCAGTGTTTCTTTCTGCATTCCTTTGCTAAAGAAGTGAGGACCATCCCAAAACTTAGTTACAAGTTTATTATCGGCATTCTGGCTGTTCCACGTGGAATGAAGGTTTTTATAAGCATCTTTTACACCATTAACAGGAAATAACTTGTCACGCAATCCGTTAAAGAAAAGCATCGGTTTAGGACAAGCAAGGGAGGCCACATCGGGGTAATCCATATAATTGCGGATTCCCGGCACAAGCATGGACCAGGCACTGCCACCTTTATTCTGATTATTGGTCAAAGTCATCAGAGAATCGGTAGTGTTCATCCAGCAAATGGCGGCTCCCACCTTCACTTTATCTGTTGCAGCGGAAAGCATCCAGGCACGGTGAGCACCCATTGAGAAGCCAAGTGTACCAATTCTGGCGGAATCTACCTCGGGCAATGAGGCAAGAAAATCAACGCTTCTGATATCATCAAACGTGATAACGCCGCACCAGTTATATCCCATCTGCATTAAGTTGCAGGCAAGTGCCTGCTGTGCATCATAGTTTACACCTTCTTTTCGCCCTCTTTCACCCCAAAACAGGGCATCAATGGAGAGAACCACGTAGCCATGCGCCGCAAAATAATCGCCCACATAGACACTATCGTAACATTGCACCGCCCATTTATCGGCATCCGCCAATACTTTGGGCGATACACCAAAAGGTCTCACCATTTTTTCCTTGCCAATGGAGAACTTTGCGCCGTGATCATGCAACATCACAACGGCTGGGTAGGGACCTTTTCCTTTATTGGGAACCAACAAGTAGGCAGGAATGCGGTCGAATCCCGAGATGTTTAATGCAATCTTTCGCGCTTCATACCCGTTTCTCTGCTCTTTTTCCAGCACTTTCATGTCAAAAGGAGCTGTGGGAGGCGCAGGGTTCAGGCAGGAAAAAAGGACTTTTCGCCCTTCCTTTTTCCACTTATCGAAATCTTTTATAGGAGACTTTCCCCATGCCATAGGGTAGGTGAGTGTCTCTTTCATCTTTTGATAAGAAGAGGGCATATTCTTTTCTACTCCGTAAGGTTTATAATCTTGTGATTTAACCTGTTGAGCTGATAGTTGCAGGCTGAAAAACGAGCAAAAACAAAGCGTATAAAGTAATTTTTTCATGGTAAAATAGGGAATATATTAGTCTATTTTTTCAGTCTCAACCTGAAAGTCTGAATAAGTTTTAAAACTGAATGGCACAAATCTGAGCATGGAAAAATCTTCAGAATCGATTCCTCCCGGATAATAAAGTTCCCATCCTTTCATCCATGCATTATGTTTGAACTCGCTATCGGTTACAATCTCAATTTTCCCTTGAAGCATGGTTCCGGTAAACGATTCTGGTTTACAAAAATAGAGAGATGCCTTGGCATTATTTCCAATCTCCTTAATCTTTGCAGACGATGTGTTGGTGGTAAGATATACAGTAAATTGATTTGATTCCTCTGTATACATTGAAATAAGGTGCGGGTATTGTTTTTTATTCTTCAGGTTCAGCATGGCGCGTGTGGAAGGATACCCATTTTCATCTATTGTGGATAGATAAACAACCTCGGCAGATTCTATTACTCCGAGAATTTCTTTCAGTTTTTCTGCTAGTTCCATGATTAATTGTTTTTAAGGTGAAACAAACTATCTTGTTTAATCTATTGATATTCTTACTTATCTGCATAAGATATATCAGTAGATTAAACAAATTTACCCTTTTTTTATCTCAGGTTTATAGCTAATTTATCAGTGTGCTTCGAGCCAGTTTTTTCCCCATCCGCAGTCGGCTTTCAAGGGAACGTGCATCTTGTAGGCTCTTTCCATCTCTTCTATCACAATCTTTTCCACAAGCTCTTTTTCATTAAAAGGAACACTGAAGTTAAGTTCATCATGTACCTGAAGAATCATCTTGGCTTGTACATTTTCTTTCTTAAAGCGGTTATAAA
Encoded here:
- a CDS encoding alpha/beta hydrolase family protein translates to MKKLLYTLCFCSFFSLQLSAQQVKSQDYKPYGVEKNMPSSYQKMKETLTYPMAWGKSPIKDFDKWKKEGRKVLFSCLNPAPPTAPFDMKVLEKEQRNGYEARKIALNISGFDRIPAYLLVPNKGKGPYPAVVMLHDHGAKFSIGKEKMVRPFGVSPKVLADADKWAVQCYDSVYVGDYFAAHGYVVLSIDALFWGERGRKEGVNYDAQQALACNLMQMGYNWCGVITFDDIRSVDFLASLPEVDSARIGTLGFSMGAHRAWMLSAATDKVKVGAAICWMNTTDSLMTLTNNQNKGGSAWSMLVPGIRNYMDYPDVASLACPKPMLFFNGLRDKLFPVNGVKDAYKNLHSTWNSQNADNKLVTKFWDGPHFFSKGMQKETLEFFDKFLKK
- a CDS encoding pyridoxamine 5'-phosphate oxidase family protein gives rise to the protein MELAEKLKEILGVIESAEVVYLSTIDENGYPSTRAMLNLKNKKQYPHLISMYTEESNQFTVYLTTNTSSAKIKEIGNNAKASLYFCKPESFTGTMLQGKIEIVTDSEFKHNAWMKGWELYYPGGIDSEDFSMLRFVPFSFKTYSDFQVETEKID